In the Pseudanabaena sp. PCC 7367 genome, one interval contains:
- a CDS encoding surface-adhesin E family protein, with product MKYILFWLLASTIAILNAPAAAIAQTQRSPQPKQGKLEGQIRKVPQPDSSQSDAPLSIQQAEQAVLNFQLVTKLEGYEFYIDPSTIITQNPFVRFWSYVVLPPDSKRIAVANAYTAVDCGARIVKIYEIINYSHSGEIVSANSFSFNDQRPSFGVVNHEFVKAVCPGG from the coding sequence ATGAAATATATTCTCTTTTGGTTGCTGGCTAGTACGATCGCCATCCTCAATGCACCAGCAGCGGCAATTGCCCAAACCCAGCGATCGCCCCAACCCAAGCAGGGCAAACTAGAGGGGCAAATTCGTAAAGTCCCGCAACCCGATTCGAGCCAGTCGGATGCACCGCTTTCGATTCAACAAGCAGAACAGGCCGTACTTAATTTTCAACTAGTCACCAAGCTAGAGGGCTACGAGTTTTACATCGATCCCAGTACGATCATTACCCAAAATCCCTTTGTCCGGTTCTGGTCCTATGTGGTGTTGCCACCAGACAGCAAAAGGATCGCCGTGGCTAATGCCTATACGGCGGTGGATTGTGGCGCGAGGATCGTCAAAATCTATGAAATTATTAACTACAGCCACAGCGGTGAAATTGTCTCTGCAAATAGTTTTAGCTTTAATGATCAACGCCCTTCCTTTGGCGTGGTTAATCATGAATTTGTAAAGGCGGTTTGCCCAGGTGGTTAA